A region of the Streptococcus suis genome:
GGATCGAAGGAAGCTGGTGACTTGCTGAGGCGTTTTTCATCAAAGAGTTGGATAATCTCATCTTTGGAGAAGATTTCTTCCTCACCACCAGGAGTCCAGCCCAAAAGCGTGATAAAGTTGAAAACAGCTTCTGGCAGGTAGCCTTTTTTGCGGTAATCTTCGATAAAGGCAAGGGTATTGGTGTCACGTTTAGACAACTTTTTACCCGTTGCAGAGTTGATAATCAAGGTCATGTGACCAAATTCTGGCGCTTCCCAACCAAGTGCTTCATAGACCATGAGCTGCTTGGGTGTATTGGCAATGTGGTCGTCCCCACGGATAACGTGCGAGATTTTCATCAAATGATCATCAATAACCACGGCAAAGTTGTAGGTTGGATAGCCGTCACGTTTTTGGATAACCCAGTCACCACCTATGTTGCCACCTTCAAACTCGATCTCACCCTTAACCATGTCATTCCACTTGTAGATACCAGCTTCGTTGACAGCCAAGCGGACAGTTGGGACAATGCCAGCCGCCTCACGCTCTGCGATATAGGCAGTTTTTTCATTCTCAGACATGCCCAGGTATTCATTGATATAGCGAGGTGTTTCACCAGCCGCTTCCTGACGCTCACGCTCCGCCGCCAACTCTTCTTCTGTCACATAAGACTTGTAGGCCTTGCCTTCTGCCAAGAGCTGATCAACATACTTTTGGTAAATATCCAAACGCTCAGACTGACGGTAGTTCTCATGGGTTTCTGGACTCTCATCCCAATCAATGCCCAACCAACGCAGGTTTTCCAGCTGAGAACGCTCACCGTCTTCTACGTGGCGTTTGCGGTCTGTGTCCTCGATACGAATGAGGAAAGTACCGCCATGATGACGAGCAAAAAGAT
Encoded here:
- a CDS encoding glutamate--tRNA ligase — its product is MTKPIRVRYAPSPTGLLHIGNARTALFNYLFARHHGGTFLIRIEDTDRKRHVEDGERSQLENLRWLGIDWDESPETHENYRQSERLDIYQKYVDQLLAEGKAYKSYVTEEELAAERERQEAAGETPRYINEYLGMSENEKTAYIAEREAAGIVPTVRLAVNEAGIYKWNDMVKGEIEFEGGNIGGDWVIQKRDGYPTYNFAVVIDDHLMKISHVIRGDDHIANTPKQLMVYEALGWEAPEFGHMTLIINSATGKKLSKRDTNTLAFIEDYRKKGYLPEAVFNFITLLGWTPGGEEEIFSKDEIIQLFDEKRLSKSPASFDPKKLAWMGNEYIKNADLETIFNLAKPFLEEAGRLTDKAEKLVELYKPQMSSADEIVGLTDLFFSDFPELTAEEKEVMAGETVPTVLNALKEKLEAMTDEDFQPDNIFPQIKAVQKETGIKGKNLFMPIRIAVSGEMHGPELPNTIYLLGREKSIQHIDNMLKSL